A segment of the Candidatus Pelagisphaera phototrophica genome:
GAGAATAAACATGAATTTGATAATAGGCCGACTGTTTAGAAACACCGATTTCAAAATACAGGAGCCTATACAAGTCCTAGGATCATGCGGCCTTCTTCGCTTATCATGCTTTGATCCCAAGCGGGTTCCCAGGTCAAATTTACCTCTGCTTCATCTACGCCCGGCACGAGGATTACTTTGCTCTTTGCATCCTCTGCAATGGCAGGTCCCATTCCGCATCCGGGAGCGGTGAGTGTCATTTGAACTACGACTCTATGGCTACCGCTGTCGTTGGGTTCTACACTCATGGAGTAGACAAGACCAAGATCAACTATATTTACGGGGATTTCTGGGTCGTAAACGTTTTTAAGTTGCTGCCAAATGGCTTCTTCATCCGGTTCTTCACCCTCGTCCAACGTCTTTATGGGTGTCGCTTCCTGTTCGGTTTCCTTGGATTTCTCCTCCACCAGATCGGGTCCCAGAGCATCCGCATCTGCTCCTTCAATCCGAGCCAAGCCGTATGGGGTCATCACGGTGTAGCTCCCGCCCAGTTGCTGTGTGATATGGACTTTAGTTAAAGCGGGTAGTTCGATCCGATCGCCACTGGGAATCTGGACCGCTTCGACCTCTCTTGTAAGGCTGCGTTCTTTGGAGTCTTCGGTCATGAAATTAGGGAGCGTTTTGTCGGCTAGGATCCAAACTTCTTGCGGATCAGCTGACGGGTAAAGTGAGAGAGTTTTTCATCCTCGATATTTTCCAGGATCTCTTCGAAGAAGCCGTACACGATTAGCTCTTCGGCGGCATCTTTAGGTATCCCGCGGGCAAGCATGTAGAAGATTTCCTCTTCTTGAATCTCGCTTGTCGTTGCTCCGTGACTACATTTTACATCATTGGCTTCAATCTCGAGCCCAGGCAGTGAATTAGCTTCTGCGGTATTGCTCAGCAGTAGATTTCGATTTGTTTGATAGGCATCGGTCTGCTGGGCGACTTCATCGACTTTGATCAGGCCGGAAAATATCGTCTTTGAGTTTTCTTTCAATGCATTCTTAAAAAGCAAATTTGAGGTGGTGTGCGGTGCGGAATGTGTTTGCAAGGTTCGCTGATCGATTTCCTGGTCAGCGTCGGCCAACGCCATAGACCTCATATCTACGTGAGCTCCTGAACCTTTGATTTGGCCATGAGTTTCCGACCGGTATTGTCCGCACCCGAGAATGACACTGTTCATGCTCACGGTAGAATCCTGGCCGGCGATATTGGAGTTGATCTGAAATCCCAGTGTGTTCTCGTTCAGATTCTGTATGAGCGTGTAGTTTAGCTCAGAGCCAACACCGGCGAAGAGGTGAGTGACTCCGCAGGAAAACGCGGATTGCTCTCCTTCAGAGAGGTGGGCTTCGATGACGCTGGCTTTTGCGTTCGCTTCAGCGATTACCAGCGTGTGGGGAAACAGAGTGCCATTCT
Coding sequences within it:
- the sufT gene encoding putative Fe-S cluster assembly protein SufT; the encoded protein is MTEDSKERSLTREVEAVQIPSGDRIELPALTKVHITQQLGGSYTVMTPYGLARIEGADADALGPDLVEEKSKETEQEATPIKTLDEGEEPDEEAIWQQLKNVYDPEIPVNIVDLGLVYSMSVEPNDSGSHRVVVQMTLTAPGCGMGPAIAEDAKSKVILVPGVDEAEVNLTWEPAWDQSMISEEGRMILGLV
- the sufD gene encoding Fe-S cluster assembly protein SufD; translated protein: MTSLIEDPLMEAEAGVDEAIRYAFQNHMDSLNTVPKWWREFKTNAFESYANMPRPRRNDENWRFANRNNLSLGKFQFDRDSVSANVSSLVEQSRFTGAQAGGYVIADNKVVKANRAPKELTDQGVIWSPLSEAIVEHSDLLRDYFMKQGIDLGSEKFAHLHSAFVTNGVLLYIPKGIEIEAPFCSYNWSTSENGTLFPHTLVIAEANAKASVIEAHLSEGEQSAFSCGVTHLFAGVGSELNYTLIQNLNENTLGFQINSNIAGQDSTVSMNSVILGCGQYRSETHGQIKGSGAHVDMRSMALADADQEIDQRTLQTHSAPHTTSNLLFKNALKENSKTIFSGLIKVDEVAQQTDAYQTNRNLLLSNTAEANSLPGLEIEANDVKCSHGATTSEIQEEEIFYMLARGIPKDAAEELIVYGFFEEILENIEDEKLSHFTRQLIRKKFGS